A single genomic interval of Granulicella tundricola MP5ACTX9 harbors:
- a CDS encoding DUF2203 domain-containing protein: protein MSKIFTLGEAQTLIPVLGSLVSRARDAAVRANEIESEMQDLSQRIFLSGGLHVDVTAAARRRAERDKSVQSAKSTIDEIEEIGAAVTDLSEGSLELPSELQSRPILLCWSLGEPEIAHWREPEDEADVRRDVDDRFGRERPN, encoded by the coding sequence TTGAGCAAGATCTTCACCCTGGGCGAAGCCCAGACTCTCATCCCCGTGCTCGGCTCGCTCGTCAGCCGCGCACGGGATGCCGCCGTACGCGCCAACGAGATCGAATCCGAGATGCAGGACCTCAGCCAGCGCATCTTCCTCTCCGGCGGCCTCCACGTAGACGTCACCGCCGCCGCCCGCCGCCGCGCGGAGCGAGACAAATCCGTCCAGTCCGCCAAATCCACCATCGATGAGATCGAAGAAATCGGAGCCGCCGTCACAGACCTCAGCGAGGGTTCCCTGGAACTCCCATCCGAGCTCCAAAGCCGCCCCATCCTCCTCTGCTGGTCCCTCGGCGAGCCGGAGATCGCCCACTGGCGCGAACCCGAAGACGAAGCCGACGTCCGCCGCGATGTAGACGACCGCTTCGGACGCGAACGCCCCAACTAA
- a CDS encoding DUF6629 family protein yields MCFSATANFVGSGVLGTLGVATLPKVKHRRELLFAALPTLFAVHQFIEGFVWLGLDGYLSTAVVHNMGAAFVLYAQGLLPFLMPLSIQLFEPTIPRRRAMLPFTILGGLTTLYMLWALMAYPLQVYVERNSIVYVNQGTNYTTLAVLYIIATSGSLFFSKLKPMIWFGVANLIALLFTMAVKRYAFTSVWCAYAAVASIIILAYFWKTSKQRPYHYAQPA; encoded by the coding sequence GTGTGCTTCTCAGCAACAGCGAACTTCGTAGGCAGCGGCGTCCTCGGCACGCTCGGCGTAGCCACCCTCCCCAAGGTCAAGCACCGCCGCGAACTCCTCTTCGCCGCCCTTCCAACCCTCTTCGCCGTCCATCAGTTCATTGAGGGCTTCGTCTGGCTCGGCCTCGACGGCTACCTTTCAACCGCCGTCGTCCACAACATGGGCGCAGCCTTCGTCCTCTACGCCCAGGGCCTGCTGCCATTCCTCATGCCCCTCAGCATCCAGCTTTTTGAGCCCACCATCCCCCGTCGCCGAGCCATGCTCCCCTTCACCATCCTCGGCGGCCTCACCACCCTCTACATGCTCTGGGCCCTCATGGCTTACCCCCTGCAGGTTTACGTCGAACGCAACAGCATCGTCTACGTCAACCAGGGCACCAACTACACCACCCTTGCCGTCCTGTACATCATCGCCACCTCCGGCTCCCTCTTCTTCTCAAAGCTCAAGCCCATGATCTGGTTCGGCGTTGCCAACCTCATCGCCCTCCTCTTCACCATGGCGGTCAAGCGTTACGCCTTCACCTCCGTCTGGTGCGCCTACGCCGCCGTAGCCAGCATCATCATCCTCGCCTACTTCTGGAAGACCTCCAAACAGCGCCCCTACCACTACGCCCAGCCTGCTTAG
- a CDS encoding class I SAM-dependent methyltransferase: MAMADGGMDFDAIKVKQQAAWATGDFAVIGSALLLASELVCEAMDVRSGWRVLDVAAGHGNSSLAAARRGCRVVSTDYVPALLERGKMRAAAEGFRIEFLEADAENLPFGNGEFDAVISTVGVMFAPNQQRAANELMRVCKAGGKIGLVNWTPAGFVGQIFKTIGKYIPPAPGLKPPFVWGTEDGLKELFAGAAKLEIVKRVYTFRALSTEDWLETFKTYYGPMNKTFAALDAGGQAGLRADLLELAGGLNRAEDGTMALPGEYLEVVVMK; encoded by the coding sequence ATGGCGATGGCGGATGGCGGAATGGATTTCGATGCGATCAAGGTGAAGCAGCAGGCGGCGTGGGCTACGGGGGATTTTGCGGTGATTGGGAGTGCGCTGCTGCTGGCGAGCGAGCTGGTGTGCGAGGCGATGGATGTAAGGAGCGGTTGGCGGGTGCTCGATGTGGCGGCGGGGCATGGGAATTCGTCTCTGGCGGCGGCGAGGCGGGGGTGCAGGGTGGTGAGTACGGATTATGTGCCGGCGCTGCTGGAACGGGGGAAGATGAGGGCGGCGGCGGAGGGGTTCAGGATCGAGTTTCTGGAGGCGGATGCGGAGAACCTGCCGTTTGGGAATGGGGAGTTCGATGCGGTGATCTCGACTGTGGGGGTGATGTTTGCGCCGAACCAGCAGCGGGCGGCGAATGAGTTGATGCGGGTGTGCAAGGCGGGAGGGAAGATCGGGCTGGTGAACTGGACGCCTGCGGGGTTTGTGGGGCAGATCTTCAAGACGATCGGTAAGTATATTCCGCCGGCACCGGGGCTGAAGCCGCCGTTTGTCTGGGGGACCGAGGATGGGCTGAAGGAGCTTTTCGCAGGGGCGGCGAAGCTGGAGATTGTGAAGAGGGTGTACACGTTCCGGGCGCTTTCCACGGAGGACTGGCTGGAGACGTTCAAGACGTACTACGGGCCGATGAACAAGACGTTTGCGGCGCTGGATGCGGGCGGGCAGGCCGGTTTGCGGGCGGATCTGCTGGAGCTGGCAGGAGGCCTGAACCGGGCTGAGGATGGGACGATGGCGCTGCCGGGTGAGTATCTGGAGGTCGTGGTGATGAAGTAG
- the egtB gene encoding ergothioneine biosynthesis protein EgtB: protein MPTQTATQSGCRLTTDLLARFRTVRAATLAFTAPLTPEDLMVQSCPEASPVKWHLAHTSWFFETFVLADYLPGYTPYHPDFHWLFNSYYTSLGDMPAKKLRASFSRPPLDQILAYRAHVDAAIATLLSGEAEAEDEVLRRISLGLEHEQQHLELIATDIKHALFTNPLHPAYLEASAKPWSLIPNLCTFTTFEGGLTEIGLTLDPSDPNAFAFDNETPRHKVYLQPFALANRLVTVADYLAFIDDNGYTRPELWLSEGWSTMRAEGWQAPLYWRRDSATTSGWSVYTLHGFQPLESLLATPVCHLSFFEADAFARWSGMRLPTEFEWEHAALTATTAPRNMLESDTLHPTPAPASEGLQQLFGDVWEWTSSGYTGYPGYRPLPGALGEYNGKFMSSQVILRGGSCVTPATHIRPTYRNFFTPATRWQFSGLRLAKDIM from the coding sequence ATGCCTACGCAAACCGCAACTCAGTCCGGTTGTCGTCTCACCACCGATCTTCTCGCCCGTTTCCGAACCGTCCGCGCCGCCACCCTCGCCTTCACCGCACCCCTCACGCCGGAAGACCTCATGGTCCAGTCCTGCCCGGAGGCCAGCCCCGTCAAGTGGCACCTCGCCCACACCTCCTGGTTCTTCGAGACCTTCGTTCTCGCCGACTACCTCCCCGGCTACACCCCCTACCACCCCGACTTCCACTGGCTCTTCAACTCCTACTACACCTCCCTCGGCGACATGCCGGCCAAGAAGCTCCGCGCCAGCTTCTCCCGGCCCCCGCTCGACCAGATCCTCGCCTATCGCGCCCACGTAGACGCCGCCATAGCCACCCTCCTCAGCGGCGAAGCCGAAGCCGAAGACGAAGTCCTCCGCCGCATCTCCCTCGGCCTCGAGCACGAGCAGCAGCACCTCGAACTGATCGCCACCGACATCAAGCACGCCCTTTTCACCAACCCTCTCCACCCCGCCTACCTAGAAGCGTCCGCTAAGCCCTGGTCCCTGATCCCTAATCTCTGCACCTTCACCACCTTCGAAGGTGGCCTCACCGAAATCGGCCTGACCCTCGACCCATCCGACCCCAACGCCTTCGCCTTTGACAACGAGACCCCCCGCCACAAGGTCTATCTCCAGCCCTTCGCCCTGGCCAACCGCCTCGTCACCGTAGCCGACTATCTAGCCTTCATCGACGACAACGGCTACACCCGCCCCGAGCTCTGGCTCTCTGAAGGCTGGTCCACCATGCGCGCCGAAGGCTGGCAAGCCCCGCTCTACTGGCGTCGCGATTCCGCCACCACCTCCGGCTGGTCCGTCTACACCCTCCACGGCTTCCAGCCGCTGGAGTCTCTCCTCGCAACCCCCGTCTGCCACCTCAGCTTCTTTGAAGCCGACGCCTTCGCCCGCTGGTCCGGCATGCGTCTCCCCACAGAGTTTGAGTGGGAGCACGCCGCCCTAACCGCCACCACAGCCCCCCGCAACATGCTCGAGTCCGATACCCTCCACCCCACCCCCGCACCCGCCTCCGAAGGTCTCCAGCAGCTCTTCGGAGACGTCTGGGAGTGGACCTCCTCCGGCTACACCGGCTATCCCGGCTACCGCCCCCTCCCGGGCGCGCTCGGCGAGTACAACGGCAAGTTCATGTCCTCCCAGGTCATCCTCCGCGGCGGTTCCTGTGTAACCCCCGCCACCCACATCCGTCCTACCTACCGCAACTTCTTCACCCCAGCCACCCGCTGGCAGTTCTCCGGCCTTCGCCTCGCAAAGGACATTATGTAA
- the egtD gene encoding L-histidine N(alpha)-methyltransferase — translation MPTQELIASNPVSEAAREGLLAARKTLPPWLFYDERGSRLFEQITLLPEYYLTRTERAILATHAPEIVSSLGAPITLAELGAGTATKTGLLLAAAARIQPTVLYQPIDVSPSALDEAVHNLQRDIPGVNVRPQVANYITEPIRITRPTKHTRILALYIGSSIGNFSPAEARGILLNLRAQLAPGDALLLGTDLAPGPNKSEAALIAAYDDAQGVTAAFNRNILTHLNRELGTNFIPGCFHHRALWNPTESRMEMHLESKRPQSVTIPADPSGPAQTIHFERGETIHTENSHKFTPATIASLLATANFTPTHTYHDPNHLFAVTLATAI, via the coding sequence GTGCCCACCCAAGAACTCATCGCCTCAAACCCCGTCTCCGAAGCCGCCCGTGAAGGCCTCCTCGCCGCCCGCAAAACCCTCCCACCCTGGCTCTTCTACGACGAGCGCGGCTCCCGCCTCTTCGAGCAGATCACCCTCCTCCCCGAGTACTACCTCACCCGCACCGAGCGCGCCATCCTCGCCACCCATGCGCCAGAAATCGTCTCCAGCCTGGGAGCCCCCATCACCCTCGCCGAGCTAGGAGCAGGCACCGCCACCAAAACCGGCCTCCTCCTCGCCGCCGCCGCCCGCATCCAGCCCACCGTCCTCTACCAGCCCATCGACGTCAGCCCTTCCGCCCTCGACGAAGCCGTCCACAACCTCCAACGCGACATCCCAGGCGTCAACGTCCGCCCCCAGGTCGCCAACTACATCACCGAGCCTATCCGCATCACCAGGCCAACGAAGCACACCCGCATCCTGGCCCTCTACATCGGCTCCAGCATCGGCAACTTCTCCCCGGCCGAAGCACGCGGCATCCTCCTCAACCTCCGCGCCCAGCTCGCCCCCGGCGATGCTCTCCTCCTCGGCACCGACCTGGCCCCCGGCCCCAACAAGTCTGAGGCCGCCCTCATCGCCGCCTACGACGACGCCCAGGGCGTCACCGCCGCCTTCAACCGCAACATCCTCACCCACCTCAACAGGGAACTGGGCACCAACTTCATCCCCGGCTGTTTCCATCACCGAGCCCTCTGGAACCCCACCGAATCCCGCATGGAGATGCACCTGGAATCCAAGCGCCCCCAATCCGTCACCATCCCCGCCGACCCCTCAGGCCCCGCCCAAACCATCCACTTCGAGCGCGGCGAAACCATCCACACAGAAAACTCCCACAAGTTCACCCCAGCCACCATAGCCTCCCTCCTCGCCACCGCCAACTTCACCCCCACCCACACCTACCACGACCCCAACCACCTCTTCGCCGTAACTCTCGCCACCGCCATCTAG
- the moaC gene encoding cyclic pyranopterin monophosphate synthase MoaC, whose amino-acid sequence MAVEDGKLSHYDESGQAHMVDVSAKGETRREAVARAFVELSEAVLKALPQNPKGNPLEVARFAGIQAAKQTSTLIPMCHPLALSFVDVQATVVAGGVEIEATAATVAGTGVEMEAMVAASVAALTVYDMTKALDKGIRIREVVLMRKSGGKSGEYRRAAIA is encoded by the coding sequence GTGGCGGTAGAAGACGGCAAGTTGTCTCACTATGATGAGAGCGGGCAGGCGCATATGGTGGACGTGAGTGCGAAGGGGGAGACTCGGCGGGAGGCTGTGGCTCGGGCGTTTGTGGAATTGAGCGAGGCTGTGTTGAAGGCGCTTCCGCAGAACCCCAAGGGGAATCCGCTGGAGGTGGCTCGGTTTGCTGGAATTCAGGCGGCTAAACAGACCTCTACGCTGATTCCGATGTGTCATCCGCTGGCGCTGAGTTTTGTGGATGTTCAGGCGACTGTCGTTGCGGGGGGCGTGGAGATTGAGGCTACGGCGGCTACCGTGGCGGGGACGGGGGTTGAGATGGAGGCTATGGTGGCGGCTTCTGTGGCGGCGTTGACCGTTTATGACATGACGAAGGCGCTGGATAAGGGGATTCGGATCAGGGAGGTTGTGCTGATGCGGAAGAGTGGGGGGAAGAGTGGGGAGTATCGGCGGGCGGCTATTGCTTGA
- a CDS encoding molybdopterin molybdotransferase MoeA — MTNVLEFEAALAVVREHAAGLVAVAGVETVGLLAARGRVLAEEIRADRDQPPFDRATRDGFAVRAGEFGLGVPVRVVGMVKAGEQWLGKVMEAGEAIEIMTGAPVPEGADAVVMVEHVVRDGETVKAEAGRTWRVGESIVPRGREAKAGDVVVAAGTVMGAAEIAMGSACGCVSVVVKRRVRVAIAATGDELVELEETPGEIQIRNSNSYGLAAMVEAAGGEAVRLPITADERGAVASTLRRALECDLIVLSGGVSMGEYDLVEEMLTVAGAEFFFTGVKMQPGKPVVFGRMGEKLFFGLPGNPISTQVTFHCFVEPVLRALGGAGFTGPRFGLARMSGAGERKAGLTRLLPGRLDGTDVSVVGWQGSGDLAANARANCYVELLPGDGEVEAGEIVRVLWR; from the coding sequence ATGACGAATGTGTTGGAGTTTGAGGCTGCGCTGGCGGTGGTTCGGGAACATGCCGCAGGCTTGGTGGCGGTGGCAGGGGTGGAGACGGTGGGGTTGCTGGCTGCGCGGGGGCGGGTGCTGGCGGAGGAGATCAGGGCGGATCGGGATCAACCGCCGTTTGACCGGGCTACCCGGGATGGGTTTGCGGTGCGGGCGGGGGAGTTTGGGCTGGGGGTGCCGGTGCGGGTGGTGGGGATGGTGAAGGCTGGGGAACAGTGGCTTGGGAAGGTGATGGAGGCCGGCGAGGCGATTGAGATTATGACCGGGGCTCCGGTGCCGGAGGGTGCAGATGCGGTTGTGATGGTGGAGCATGTGGTTCGGGATGGCGAGACCGTGAAGGCGGAGGCCGGGCGGACGTGGCGGGTGGGCGAGAGTATCGTGCCTCGGGGGCGTGAGGCTAAGGCTGGGGATGTGGTGGTTGCGGCGGGGACTGTGATGGGGGCGGCGGAGATTGCGATGGGGTCGGCTTGTGGGTGTGTGAGCGTGGTGGTGAAGCGGCGGGTGAGGGTGGCGATTGCGGCTACGGGGGATGAGCTAGTGGAGTTGGAGGAGACGCCGGGGGAGATCCAGATTCGGAACTCGAACAGCTATGGGCTGGCGGCGATGGTGGAGGCTGCGGGGGGTGAGGCGGTTAGGCTGCCGATTACGGCTGATGAGCGGGGGGCGGTTGCATCTACTTTGCGCAGGGCGCTGGAGTGCGATTTGATTGTGCTCTCGGGTGGGGTTTCGATGGGGGAGTATGACCTGGTGGAAGAGATGCTGACGGTGGCGGGAGCGGAGTTCTTCTTTACCGGGGTCAAGATGCAGCCGGGGAAGCCGGTGGTGTTCGGGCGGATGGGGGAGAAGCTGTTCTTTGGGTTGCCGGGGAATCCGATCTCGACGCAGGTGACGTTTCATTGCTTTGTGGAGCCGGTGCTGAGGGCTTTGGGTGGGGCTGGGTTCACGGGGCCGCGGTTTGGGCTTGCGCGGATGAGTGGAGCGGGGGAGCGGAAGGCGGGGCTGACGCGGCTGCTGCCGGGTCGGCTGGATGGGACGGATGTGAGTGTGGTGGGATGGCAGGGATCGGGCGATCTGGCCGCGAATGCTCGGGCGAACTGCTATGTTGAGTTGCTGCCGGGTGATGGAGAGGTTGAGGCGGGGGAGATTGTGAGGGTATTGTGGCGGTAG
- a CDS encoding tetratricopeptide repeat protein, producing MKRFLRVGSVLAVLTVAVPVVVSPGQAFAQAAAEKTAMVHGKVTQADGRPFEMGQIKFTQDRATPEKDRKYPFTFPVGAGGVFKGEGIPAGAWLAVVYADGKTVDYLEVTLKAGEDHSLDFDMTREEYLKALSPEVRAQIEETKKKNAGANAYNAKIADINKTLLQARADAKAGDTAKAVAEMQGLTQAKPDEGLLWVTLGEMQLADANAAAKAARAAHTSPMDAAIVQKYTDAGVSYQKGIDLAQAATKKQPEVVGLAYLNLGEADAKSGKFKEATDAYDNAVKANPTLASQAYYNEAAILFNAQKMDEAGAAADKAIAADPKRAEAYYIKAQTLIPKATMDEKTKKFVLPPGCLEAYQQYLDLAPDGAHAAEVKDLLTNLGQPVKNSYKAGKK from the coding sequence GTGAAGAGATTTCTACGGGTTGGCAGCGTTCTCGCAGTTTTGACAGTAGCGGTCCCGGTGGTGGTGAGCCCCGGACAGGCGTTTGCACAGGCTGCGGCCGAGAAGACGGCGATGGTGCATGGCAAGGTAACGCAGGCCGATGGACGTCCGTTCGAGATGGGTCAGATCAAGTTCACGCAGGATCGCGCGACTCCTGAAAAGGACCGGAAGTATCCGTTCACGTTCCCGGTTGGAGCGGGTGGCGTGTTCAAGGGCGAAGGGATTCCTGCCGGTGCGTGGCTGGCAGTGGTTTATGCCGACGGCAAGACGGTCGACTACCTGGAGGTGACGCTGAAGGCAGGCGAAGACCATTCGCTGGACTTTGACATGACGCGCGAGGAGTACCTGAAGGCGCTTTCGCCTGAGGTTCGTGCGCAGATTGAAGAGACGAAGAAGAAGAACGCGGGCGCAAACGCTTACAACGCGAAGATCGCGGACATCAACAAGACGCTGCTTCAGGCTCGTGCCGATGCGAAGGCCGGTGACACGGCGAAGGCAGTGGCCGAGATGCAGGGTCTGACGCAGGCGAAGCCGGACGAGGGTCTGCTGTGGGTGACGCTGGGCGAGATGCAGCTTGCGGATGCGAACGCGGCTGCGAAGGCTGCGCGTGCGGCGCACACGTCACCGATGGATGCAGCGATCGTGCAGAAGTACACGGATGCTGGGGTTTCTTACCAGAAGGGTATCGACCTGGCGCAGGCCGCGACGAAGAAGCAGCCTGAGGTTGTGGGCCTGGCTTACCTGAACCTGGGTGAGGCAGATGCGAAGTCCGGCAAGTTCAAGGAGGCGACCGACGCGTACGACAACGCGGTGAAGGCGAATCCGACGCTGGCGTCGCAGGCTTACTACAACGAGGCTGCGATCCTGTTCAATGCGCAGAAGATGGACGAGGCGGGTGCGGCTGCGGATAAGGCGATCGCTGCCGATCCGAAGCGTGCCGAGGCCTACTACATCAAGGCGCAAACGCTGATTCCGAAGGCGACGATGGATGAGAAGACGAAGAAGTTCGTCCTGCCTCCGGGCTGCCTGGAAGCGTATCAGCAGTATCTCGACCTGGCTCCGGATGGCGCGCACGCGGCTGAAGTGAAGGACCTGCTGACGAACCTTGGGCAGCCGGTGAAGAACAGCTACAAGGCCGGCAAGAAGTAG
- the queC gene encoding 7-cyano-7-deazaguanine synthase QueC, with translation MSKAVLCLSGGMDSCVCAALAARDHELYAVHFSYGQRTEARELRSAEAIAKLVGAKDFLHLKIELFRRIGGSALTDRSIAVPDAVAEEAMHGRTGDEVPVTYVPFRNAHFLSAAVSWAEVLGAKVVTIGAVEQDSSGYPDCRPAYYDAFNELIRQGTKEGEIRVETPLIRMRKNEIVRLGVELGAPLHVSWSCYSGEDEACGVCESCALRLRAFREAGATDPVPYAAGTIR, from the coding sequence ATGAGTAAGGCTGTGCTTTGTCTTTCCGGGGGGATGGATTCGTGCGTGTGCGCGGCGCTGGCGGCGAGGGATCATGAGCTGTATGCGGTGCATTTCAGCTATGGGCAGAGGACGGAGGCTCGGGAGCTGAGATCTGCGGAGGCGATTGCCAAGCTGGTGGGGGCTAAGGATTTTCTGCATCTGAAGATCGAACTGTTCCGGCGGATTGGCGGGTCGGCGCTGACGGATCGCTCGATTGCGGTGCCGGATGCGGTGGCGGAAGAGGCGATGCACGGGCGGACGGGGGATGAGGTTCCGGTGACGTATGTGCCGTTTCGGAATGCACATTTTCTTTCCGCGGCGGTGAGCTGGGCGGAGGTTCTGGGGGCGAAGGTGGTGACGATTGGGGCCGTGGAGCAGGACAGTTCCGGCTATCCGGACTGCCGGCCGGCCTACTACGACGCCTTCAATGAGCTGATCCGGCAGGGGACGAAAGAGGGTGAGATCCGGGTAGAGACGCCGTTGATTCGGATGCGGAAGAATGAGATCGTGCGGCTTGGGGTTGAATTGGGCGCACCGTTGCATGTAAGTTGGTCATGCTATTCAGGCGAGGATGAAGCCTGCGGCGTGTGTGAGAGCTGTGCGCTTCGACTACGAGCATTTCGCGAAGCTGGAGCAACCGATCCGGTGCCTTATGCGGCCGGCACGATACGCTAA
- a CDS encoding putative signal transducing protein — MADLEAEKLVMVGRYLDPSEAQMAKGMLESAGVECFLQGENANAMVPMAFRVRLEVQRKDLDEAKALLAATGGLDDE, encoded by the coding sequence GTGGCGGATCTGGAGGCGGAGAAACTGGTGATGGTGGGGCGGTATCTCGATCCGAGCGAGGCGCAGATGGCCAAGGGGATGCTGGAGTCTGCCGGGGTGGAGTGCTTTTTGCAGGGCGAGAACGCGAATGCGATGGTGCCGATGGCGTTTCGGGTGAGGCTGGAGGTGCAGCGGAAGGACTTGGACGAGGCTAAGGCTCTGCTGGCGGCGACCGGGGGGCTGGACGATGAGTAA
- a CDS encoding DUF3108 domain-containing protein — protein sequence MLKARTLILFPALVALAACGAANARAQILGLGKPAAPVVIPTLQAPEPGYVFPAKQTLTFSVDWRVFTAGTAVFHLEQNGTQEKVTATADTVGNTNMLFPVVDKFEAGLDTKTGCSTGFSKQLQEGRRKVTSDLTFNYGQGKQYETSKNLVKGTSANRQASIPACVQDSLSAIFYVASRPLVVGQTVGFPLADSMRTVTVNMKVEGKEEIKTPAGTFQTIRVQPTAEEGVVKNRGNIWIWYTDDARHMPVQIRARLFWGTITFHLQSVEAK from the coding sequence TTGTTGAAAGCAAGAACTCTGATCCTCTTCCCTGCCCTTGTGGCGCTGGCTGCCTGCGGAGCGGCGAATGCTCGCGCTCAGATCCTGGGGCTGGGCAAGCCGGCTGCGCCGGTGGTGATTCCTACGCTGCAGGCTCCTGAGCCGGGGTACGTGTTTCCGGCGAAGCAGACGCTGACGTTTTCGGTCGACTGGCGGGTGTTTACGGCAGGCACGGCGGTGTTCCACCTGGAGCAGAACGGCACGCAGGAGAAGGTGACGGCGACGGCGGACACGGTAGGGAACACGAATATGCTGTTCCCGGTGGTGGACAAGTTCGAGGCAGGGCTGGATACGAAGACGGGCTGCTCGACGGGCTTCAGCAAGCAGTTGCAGGAGGGCCGCCGGAAGGTGACGAGCGACCTGACCTTCAACTATGGCCAAGGCAAGCAGTACGAGACGAGCAAGAACCTGGTGAAGGGCACATCGGCGAACCGGCAGGCTTCGATTCCGGCTTGTGTGCAGGACTCGCTCTCTGCGATCTTTTATGTGGCTTCACGGCCTCTGGTGGTCGGGCAGACGGTGGGATTTCCGCTGGCTGACTCGATGCGGACTGTGACTGTGAACATGAAGGTTGAGGGTAAGGAAGAGATCAAGACGCCGGCGGGGACGTTCCAGACGATCCGGGTGCAGCCTACGGCAGAAGAGGGCGTGGTGAAGAACCGGGGGAATATCTGGATCTGGTACACGGACGATGCGCGGCATATGCCGGTGCAGATTCGGGCTCGGCTGTTCTGGGGGACGATTACGTTTCATCTGCAGTCGGTTGAGGCGAAGTAG
- a CDS encoding methyltransferase family protein encodes MAERTGWQKVAKRIRVPMGFVTAAVFLWLARPSGKTLALSLLVVGPGVWLRAYAAGYVRKNAELTTSGPYAYTRNPLYLGSMLIAFGFAGAAGSWVLLLLLAALFAAIYIPTIQGEEQFLRTRFGNFDEYAAKVPRILPRLTAAPTNEERGEFSKALYLHHREYNALMGAGAIYAALALKLWAAYHFDMTRFLHQ; translated from the coding sequence ATGGCTGAAAGAACAGGTTGGCAGAAGGTTGCGAAGCGCATCCGGGTGCCGATGGGATTTGTGACTGCGGCGGTGTTTTTGTGGCTCGCGAGACCGAGCGGGAAGACGCTGGCGCTGAGTCTGCTGGTGGTGGGGCCGGGGGTCTGGCTGAGGGCGTATGCGGCGGGCTATGTGCGAAAGAACGCAGAGCTTACGACCTCCGGGCCGTATGCGTATACGCGCAATCCGCTTTATCTGGGGTCGATGCTGATTGCGTTTGGGTTTGCGGGGGCGGCGGGGAGCTGGGTGCTGCTTTTGCTGCTGGCGGCGCTGTTTGCGGCGATCTATATCCCGACGATCCAGGGCGAGGAGCAGTTCCTGCGGACGCGGTTTGGGAATTTCGATGAGTATGCGGCGAAGGTGCCGCGGATTCTGCCTCGGCTGACGGCTGCGCCGACGAACGAGGAGCGCGGGGAGTTCTCCAAGGCTTTATACCTGCATCACCGCGAGTACAATGCTTTAATGGGGGCCGGTGCGATTTACGCTGCGCTGGCGCTTAAGCTTTGGGCCGCATATCACTTCGATATGACTCGTTTTTTGCATCAATAG
- a CDS encoding glycosyltransferase family 9 protein: MDRPKRVLVVRVGAMGDVLHGLPAVAALRERWPDCFIGWAIEPRWRALVEGGVADRVHLVPTREWKERPFSTATLRQIVELRREMRAERYDVCVDLQGSIRSAVIGRMSGAARFVGAAKPRERQARALYGERVSLRAEHVIGQACELMSAGVGVRIAQAKASLPVNAEAEEWFARTVGGEGFVVIAPTAGWGAKEWPAERFAIVAREFKARGLRVLVNSSGGDLARRVAEDGGAELVECGVAELVAVTRRAALVIGGDTGPVHLAGALGRPMVALFGPTDPARTGPYFVGAKVRVLRDAGSVVDHRRHEETEAGLMRVRVEEVVEAAFSLLETDHPEFSA, from the coding sequence TTGGACCGGCCAAAACGGGTACTTGTCGTGCGGGTGGGGGCGATGGGGGATGTGCTGCATGGGCTTCCGGCGGTGGCGGCGCTGAGGGAGCGGTGGCCGGATTGCTTTATTGGGTGGGCGATCGAGCCGAGGTGGCGGGCGTTGGTGGAGGGTGGGGTTGCGGACCGGGTTCACTTGGTGCCTACTCGGGAGTGGAAGGAACGGCCTTTTTCTACGGCTACTTTGCGGCAGATTGTGGAGTTGCGGCGGGAGATGCGGGCGGAGCGGTATGACGTTTGTGTGGATCTGCAGGGGTCGATCCGGTCTGCGGTGATTGGGAGGATGAGCGGGGCGGCGCGGTTTGTAGGGGCGGCTAAGCCTCGGGAGCGGCAGGCGAGGGCGCTCTATGGGGAACGGGTGAGTTTGCGGGCGGAGCATGTGATTGGGCAGGCTTGTGAGTTGATGTCGGCTGGGGTGGGGGTTCGGATTGCACAGGCGAAGGCTTCCCTGCCGGTGAACGCGGAGGCTGAGGAGTGGTTTGCGAGGACGGTTGGGGGTGAGGGTTTTGTGGTGATTGCGCCTACGGCGGGTTGGGGCGCGAAGGAGTGGCCTGCGGAGCGGTTTGCGATCGTTGCTCGAGAGTTCAAGGCTAGGGGGTTGCGCGTGCTGGTGAACTCTTCTGGTGGGGATCTGGCGCGGCGGGTGGCGGAAGATGGTGGGGCGGAGTTGGTGGAGTGTGGGGTGGCGGAGTTGGTGGCTGTGACGCGGCGTGCGGCGTTGGTGATCGGCGGGGATACGGGGCCGGTACACCTGGCGGGGGCGCTGGGGAGGCCTATGGTGGCGTTGTTTGGGCCTACCGATCCTGCTCGGACGGGGCCTTATTTTGTGGGGGCGAAGGTGCGGGTGCTGAGGGATGCGGGGAGTGTGGTGGATCATCGGCGGCATGAGGAGACCGAGGCGGGGCTGATGCGGGTTAGGGTAGAAGAGGTGGTCGAGGCGGCTTTTAGTTTGCTGGAGACGGATCACCCTGAGTTTTCTGCTTAG